The Halosimplex litoreum genome has a window encoding:
- a CDS encoding TetR/AcrR family transcriptional regulator, which translates to MGSTEEAVGSKDTREVIMEATFRALSEHGYSDLRMRDIGEEMDLTRQVIHYHFDGKYDLMSSFLEYVIDQYEGSVEVDADTDPRTELDARVEQCLFGPEFEDFSHWDRMKVYHELYAHAQNDERHRELFNEHYERIRGSIVEVVDEGIDEGVFREVDPELVGQLITDAIHAARGRRISLGHDDAPEQARRAVDEYIVASLLADGEPLEDSDAATDTAPTTGSESDALDAAED; encoded by the coding sequence ATGGGCAGCACAGAGGAGGCGGTCGGGTCGAAGGACACGCGGGAGGTCATCATGGAGGCGACGTTTCGTGCGCTGAGCGAGCACGGCTACAGCGACCTCCGGATGCGCGATATCGGCGAAGAGATGGATCTGACCCGGCAGGTCATCCACTACCACTTCGACGGGAAGTACGACCTGATGTCGTCGTTCCTGGAGTACGTCATCGACCAGTACGAGGGCAGCGTCGAGGTCGACGCCGACACCGACCCACGGACCGAACTCGACGCGCGGGTCGAACAGTGCCTGTTCGGGCCGGAGTTCGAGGACTTTTCGCACTGGGACCGCATGAAGGTGTACCACGAGCTGTACGCCCACGCCCAGAACGACGAGCGCCACCGAGAGCTGTTCAACGAGCACTACGAGCGCATCAGGGGCAGTATCGTCGAGGTCGTCGACGAGGGGATCGACGAGGGCGTCTTCCGCGAGGTCGACCCCGAGCTGGTCGGTCAGCTCATCACCGACGCTATCCACGCCGCCCGCGGCCGTCGCATCTCTCTCGGCCACGACGACGCCCCGGAACAGGCTCGCCGCGCCGTCGACGAGTACATCGTCGCGTCGCTGCTGGCCGACGGCGAGCCCCTCGAAGACTCCGACGCCGCTACCGACACCGCCCCGACGACCGGCTCCGAATCCGACGCCCTCGACGCCGCCGAGGACTGA
- a CDS encoding amidohydrolase family protein: MTRKIVRNGTVVSLDPEVGQYDEADVLVEDGEIVEIGRGLSASNAEVIDASDHIVLPGFVDSHIHLAQTQVRGIAGDWSLMGEYFEHMLGNITGLYRPEDMYLGGLFGAFEKLHTGTTTALDWSYPNTLEHGERAVDALKDAGLRTVYTYGPPGDDSAKWWYESDVGLPEENIRTLYDEQIGDDDLLDLGIGLRGPDFCVDETARSDLELARDMGAIATIHMGAALWPSSEYGGDYQGFGCLESVLGPDVNVAHGNHFSQEDIDHAVEQGVSFSSTPEVEMQMGHGIPVTGKVLDAGGRPTWGVDVCSAVSGDMGSQMRIGLQLQRMFDNQAVLEGDEEVDEVSISCRDTLEMATIEGAKALGMDDEIGTLTPGKRADIQLIRANDFVTAPNHDPVQTVVFQADPSHIDTVLVDGEVVKRNGALTNPLVDDEFDRFVESGHRLLDEAGIDL; the protein is encoded by the coding sequence ATGACACGAAAGATCGTTCGGAATGGGACGGTGGTGTCCCTGGATCCGGAGGTGGGCCAGTACGACGAGGCGGACGTGCTCGTCGAGGACGGCGAGATCGTCGAGATCGGGCGCGGTCTGTCGGCCTCGAACGCCGAGGTGATCGACGCCAGCGACCACATCGTCCTCCCCGGGTTCGTCGATTCGCACATCCACCTCGCCCAGACCCAGGTACGGGGTATCGCCGGGGACTGGTCGCTGATGGGCGAGTACTTCGAGCACATGCTCGGCAACATCACCGGTCTGTACCGGCCCGAGGACATGTATCTGGGCGGCCTGTTCGGCGCCTTCGAGAAGCTCCACACGGGGACGACGACGGCGTTGGACTGGTCGTATCCAAACACGCTCGAACACGGCGAGCGGGCGGTCGACGCGCTCAAGGACGCCGGGCTGCGCACGGTGTACACCTACGGGCCGCCGGGCGACGACTCCGCCAAGTGGTGGTACGAGAGCGACGTGGGGCTCCCGGAGGAGAACATCCGGACGCTCTACGACGAACAGATCGGTGACGACGACCTGCTCGATCTGGGGATCGGGCTCCGCGGCCCGGACTTCTGCGTCGACGAGACCGCCCGTTCAGATCTGGAACTGGCCCGCGATATGGGCGCCATCGCGACGATACACATGGGTGCCGCGCTGTGGCCGTCGTCGGAGTACGGCGGCGACTACCAGGGCTTTGGCTGTCTGGAGAGCGTGCTCGGCCCCGACGTGAACGTCGCCCACGGCAACCACTTCTCCCAGGAGGACATCGACCACGCCGTCGAACAGGGCGTCTCGTTCTCATCGACGCCGGAGGTCGAGATGCAGATGGGCCACGGCATCCCCGTCACCGGCAAGGTTCTCGACGCGGGCGGTCGGCCGACGTGGGGCGTCGACGTCTGTTCGGCCGTCAGCGGCGACATGGGGAGCCAGATGCGAATCGGCCTCCAGCTCCAGCGCATGTTCGACAACCAGGCGGTCCTCGAAGGCGACGAGGAGGTCGACGAGGTGAGCATCTCCTGCCGGGACACCCTGGAGATGGCCACCATCGAGGGCGCGAAGGCCCTGGGGATGGACGACGAGATCGGCACCCTGACGCCGGGCAAGCGGGCGGACATCCAGCTGATCCGGGCGAACGACTTCGTGACCGCGCCGAACCACGACCCGGTCCAGACCGTCGTCTTCCAGGCCGACCCCTCCCACATCGACACCGTGCTGGTCGACGGCGAAGTCGTCAAGCGCAACGGCGCGCTCACGAACCCCCTCGTCGACGACGAGTTCGACCGCTTCGTCGAATCGGGTCACCGGCTGCTCGACGAGGCCGGCATCGACCTGTGA
- a CDS encoding fumarylacetoacetate hydrolase family protein: MRVGQYSADGELPWCGIETDEGVVALPEAGAAAGVDIPRTTGELLATWEWERKADLAVEHAVETGEGLHDADDLDRHAPVTDPEKVVCVGLNYRDHAEEGGNPIPDTPVLFSKFPTTVNGPGNTVRWDPDLTEKVDYEAELVVVIGEETRRVDPDEAMDHVAGFTVGNDVSARDLQHGDGQWIRGKSLDGFAPIGPDLVTTGEVEDPHDLDIWTEVNGERLQDSSTEEFIFGVDELVSFCSQAFTLEPGDLLFTGTPPGVGVYREPPVLLEEGDEVTVGVEGLGELTNDFAYLD; the protein is encoded by the coding sequence ATGAGAGTAGGACAATACAGCGCGGACGGCGAACTGCCGTGGTGTGGCATCGAGACCGACGAGGGCGTCGTCGCCCTGCCCGAGGCCGGCGCGGCCGCGGGCGTCGACATCCCGCGGACGACCGGCGAACTGCTGGCGACCTGGGAGTGGGAGCGCAAGGCCGACCTCGCGGTCGAGCACGCCGTCGAGACGGGCGAGGGTCTGCACGACGCCGACGACCTGGACCGCCACGCCCCCGTGACAGACCCGGAGAAGGTCGTCTGCGTCGGGCTCAACTACCGCGACCACGCCGAGGAGGGCGGCAATCCGATCCCCGACACCCCGGTGCTGTTCTCGAAGTTCCCGACGACGGTCAACGGCCCCGGCAACACCGTTCGCTGGGACCCCGACCTGACCGAGAAGGTCGACTACGAGGCCGAGCTCGTCGTCGTCATCGGCGAGGAGACGCGCCGCGTCGACCCCGACGAGGCGATGGACCACGTCGCCGGCTTCACGGTCGGTAACGACGTGTCGGCCCGGGATCTGCAGCACGGCGACGGCCAGTGGATCCGCGGCAAGAGCCTCGACGGCTTCGCGCCCATCGGCCCCGATCTGGTCACGACCGGCGAGGTCGAGGACCCCCACGACTTGGACATCTGGACGGAGGTCAACGGCGAGCGCCTGCAGGACTCCTCGACCGAGGAGTTCATCTTCGGCGTCGACGAACTGGTCTCCTTTTGCAGCCAGGCGTTCACGCTCGAGCCCGGCGACCTGCTCTTTACGGGGACGCCCCCGGGCGTCGGCGTCTACCGCGAACCGCCCGTCCTGCTGGAGGAAGGCGACGAGGTGACCGTCGGCGTCGAAGGGCTGGGCGAGTTGACGAACGACTTCGCGTATCTGGACTGA
- a CDS encoding GNAT family N-acetyltransferase, with amino-acid sequence MEIRPYTRSDADPVSEVHRRAFDGRDDESRIVRRVHDADEAVVSLVAVENDRIVGHILFSPVSVDGPNGTATLVGLAPVGVLPDHQNRGVGSSLVERGLAECRDAGVDAVVVLGDPGYYARFGFERASEHGLGNEYGADEAFMAKSLREGALDDVSGTVAYRPEFREIDGS; translated from the coding sequence ATGGAGATACGACCCTACACTCGCAGTGACGCCGACCCAGTCTCCGAGGTACATCGACGCGCGTTCGACGGGAGAGACGACGAGTCACGCATCGTACGGCGAGTGCACGACGCCGACGAAGCCGTCGTCTCACTCGTCGCGGTCGAAAACGACCGGATAGTCGGACATATCCTCTTTTCGCCGGTGTCTGTCGACGGACCGAACGGTACTGCTACCCTCGTGGGGCTAGCACCGGTCGGCGTCCTCCCGGACCACCAGAACCGGGGAGTCGGCTCGTCGCTGGTCGAGCGGGGCTTGGCGGAGTGTCGCGACGCCGGTGTCGACGCCGTGGTCGTGCTGGGCGACCCGGGGTACTACGCTCGCTTCGGCTTCGAACGGGCCAGCGAGCACGGGCTCGGTAACGAGTACGGCGCCGACGAAGCCTTCATGGCCAAATCGCTACGCGAAGGGGCGCTCGACGACGTGAGCGGGACCGTCGCGTATCGACCCGAATTCCGGGAGATCGATGGGTCGTAG
- a CDS encoding TatD family hydrolase codes for MTRPQPTRRPTDATYLDDADRVDPPTELLNIPWIDAHNHAHTLSWADRERYALSGCEGMIMVSSGYHWTPYKPVRAEDIRYLWDDAVNRRAAIERDHFFEAKLGLGIHTGVRIENPDDLLDAMADYCELDEVVTIGETGVTPAQHAEAWDLDEQRAVVEAQMALAADHDLPVILHTPNTGTDSKREYVRPPGGTPGYEKNTGLGQEPVITGENPHLEAVKIDVAAANDAGLPEERVVASHADPNNIEYVMEETDCYASFTIGHSWLVGVDAADVANAIDRWGPDRIMVDTDCANVLRTDPFALKRAIFELYRYGIDPADIRQVVWENPRDVFGIGE; via the coding sequence ATGACACGACCACAACCCACCAGACGGCCGACCGACGCGACGTATCTCGACGACGCCGACCGGGTCGACCCGCCGACCGAACTGCTGAACATCCCCTGGATCGACGCGCACAACCACGCCCACACGCTCTCGTGGGCCGACCGCGAACGGTACGCGCTGTCGGGCTGCGAGGGGATGATCATGGTCTCCTCTGGGTATCACTGGACCCCCTACAAACCGGTACGAGCCGAGGATATCCGGTATCTCTGGGACGACGCCGTCAACCGCCGGGCCGCAATCGAGCGCGACCACTTCTTCGAGGCGAAACTCGGCCTCGGGATCCACACCGGCGTCCGCATCGAGAACCCCGACGACCTGCTCGACGCGATGGCCGACTACTGCGAACTCGACGAGGTCGTCACCATCGGCGAGACCGGCGTCACGCCCGCCCAGCACGCCGAAGCCTGGGATCTGGACGAGCAACGCGCCGTCGTCGAGGCACAGATGGCGCTCGCGGCGGACCACGACCTCCCGGTCATCCTCCACACGCCCAACACCGGGACCGACTCGAAGCGGGAGTACGTCCGGCCGCCCGGCGGGACGCCGGGGTACGAGAAGAACACCGGACTGGGTCAGGAGCCCGTCATCACGGGCGAGAACCCCCATCTTGAGGCGGTGAAGATCGACGTTGCGGCCGCGAACGACGCCGGGCTCCCGGAGGAGCGCGTCGTCGCCTCCCACGCCGACCCGAACAACATCGAGTACGTCATGGAGGAGACCGACTGCTACGCGAGTTTCACCATCGGCCACTCCTGGCTGGTCGGCGTCGACGCCGCCGACGTGGCGAACGCCATCGACCGGTGGGGCCCCGACCGGATCATGGTCGACACCGACTGCGCGAACGTTCTCAGAACGGATCCGTTCGCGCTCAAGCGGGCGATCTTCGAGCTGTACCGCTACGGGATCGACCCCGCCGACATCCGGCAGGTCGTGTGGGAGAACCCGCGCGACGTGTTCGGGATCGGTGAGTGA
- a CDS encoding WD40/YVTN/BNR-like repeat-containing protein, which produces MTLLIGTDAGLHRVEELPFADGEVERVLDCGVVTAVKTFDAFEGVFVAASEGAYRSTDGGDSWEDLGVPIGDRFWHAGTSEVWSILGTDDALYAGTNDPYVFRSTDEGETWSELKGFRDLPSRGHWESPIDPHYARLRALEQVPGRPERLIAGVEAGGIHLSDDGGQTWTDRRDTIVDDVHQIRPISEDVWLATTGYLDHDLENLGLGHAVGEGGLWRTVDAGESWDRLDRGNDFSYIRRVFVHDGRVFFCGGEEAPPAWVNDEHGVALFESTNFGRDFERVEFPGEPHQVIEDWAVHDGDVVCGSGLFDVPDARDDVRGRIMRRTDGGEYETVGRVDANVSRIEAI; this is translated from the coding sequence ATGACATTGTTGATCGGGACAGACGCGGGACTGCACCGGGTGGAGGAGTTGCCGTTCGCGGACGGCGAGGTCGAGCGGGTGCTCGACTGCGGCGTCGTAACGGCGGTGAAGACCTTCGACGCGTTCGAGGGCGTGTTCGTCGCCGCCTCGGAGGGAGCCTACCGGTCGACCGACGGCGGTGACTCCTGGGAGGACCTGGGCGTCCCCATCGGCGACCGCTTCTGGCACGCCGGGACGAGCGAGGTGTGGTCGATCCTCGGGACCGACGACGCGCTGTACGCCGGGACGAACGACCCCTACGTCTTCCGTTCGACCGACGAGGGCGAGACGTGGTCGGAGCTGAAGGGGTTTCGAGACCTCCCGTCGCGGGGTCACTGGGAGTCGCCGATCGACCCCCACTACGCTCGACTGCGGGCGCTGGAGCAGGTCCCCGGTCGACCGGAACGACTGATCGCCGGGGTCGAGGCCGGCGGGATCCACCTCAGTGACGACGGGGGGCAGACCTGGACAGACAGGCGGGATACCATCGTCGACGACGTCCACCAGATCCGTCCGATCTCCGAGGACGTGTGGCTGGCGACGACGGGCTATCTCGACCACGATCTGGAGAACCTGGGGCTGGGTCACGCGGTCGGCGAGGGCGGGCTCTGGCGGACGGTCGACGCCGGCGAGTCGTGGGACCGGCTCGACCGCGGGAACGACTTCTCGTACATCCGGCGCGTGTTCGTCCACGACGGCCGCGTGTTCTTCTGTGGCGGGGAGGAGGCCCCGCCCGCGTGGGTGAACGACGAGCACGGCGTCGCGCTGTTCGAATCGACCAACTTCGGCCGGGACTTCGAGCGGGTGGAGTTCCCCGGCGAACCTCACCAGGTGATCGAGGACTGGGCGGTCCACGACGGGGACGTCGTCTGCGGGTCGGGACTGTTCGACGTGCCCGACGCCCGCGACGACGTGCGCGGTCGCATCATGCGGCGCACCGACGGTGGCGAGTACGAGACCGTCGGTCGCGTCGACGCCAACGTCAGCCGGATCGAGGCGATCTGA
- a CDS encoding DoxX family protein: MRDADAPAATAEAPSPLGRLLYSGVLAYMALDGFKHNDKRVEAAADSGVPMPDVMVPFVTGMLFVANLGIAFWKYPRASAGALVVFFLGTTPVIHNYWTMEGEERQGNKINFCKNLALLGGAVVLLDAADRQQREG; the protein is encoded by the coding sequence ATGAGGGACGCGGACGCTCCCGCCGCGACCGCCGAGGCGCCCTCCCCACTGGGCCGCCTGCTGTACAGTGGCGTCCTCGCCTACATGGCGCTGGACGGCTTCAAGCACAACGACAAGCGCGTCGAGGCCGCCGCCGACAGCGGCGTGCCGATGCCCGACGTGATGGTCCCGTTCGTCACGGGGATGCTGTTCGTCGCCAACCTCGGCATCGCGTTCTGGAAGTACCCCCGTGCGTCGGCCGGCGCGCTGGTCGTCTTCTTCCTCGGGACCACGCCCGTCATCCACAACTACTGGACGATGGAGGGCGAGGAGCGCCAGGGCAACAAGATCAACTTCTGCAAGAACCTCGCCCTGCTCGGCGGCGCCGTCGTCCTCCTCGACGCCGCCGACCGCCAGCAACGCGAGGGGTAA
- a CDS encoding NAD(P)/FAD-dependent oxidoreductase, translating into MVDVAVVGGGPAGLSAGLYAAKNDLDTVVFDTDESWMHKAHLFNYPAIRSISGDEFLEVTRGQTEDRGADLEDAEVTAVEQDGDGFAVHTDDEEYDADYVVLATGGDRELAEDLGCEFTDEDVVDVTVDMETSVEGVYATGAMGRAEKWQAVIAAGDGAAAVLDILSKEKGEYYHDFDMPADVPDL; encoded by the coding sequence ATGGTAGACGTAGCAGTCGTCGGCGGCGGCCCCGCCGGCCTGAGCGCAGGACTGTACGCGGCGAAAAACGACCTCGACACCGTCGTCTTCGACACCGACGAGTCGTGGATGCACAAGGCCCACCTGTTCAACTACCCCGCTATCCGGTCGATCAGCGGCGACGAGTTCCTGGAGGTCACGCGCGGCCAGACCGAGGACCGCGGCGCCGACCTCGAAGACGCCGAGGTGACGGCCGTCGAGCAGGACGGCGACGGCTTCGCCGTCCACACCGACGACGAGGAGTACGACGCCGACTACGTCGTCCTCGCGACCGGCGGTGACCGCGAGCTGGCCGAGGATCTCGGTTGCGAGTTCACCGACGAGGACGTCGTCGACGTGACCGTCGACATGGAGACCTCCGTCGAGGGCGTCTACGCCACCGGCGCGATGGGCCGCGCCGAGAAGTGGCAGGCCGTCATCGCTGCCGGCGACGGCGCCGCCGCGGTGCTGGACATCCTCTCGAAGGAGAAAGGCGAGTACTACCACGACTTCGACATGCCCGCCGACGTGCCCGACCTGTAA
- a CDS encoding NAD(P)-dependent oxidoreductase: MNVLLLGASGMIGQRIADELLDRGHAVTGTSRSGDVDGVEGENFATLALDATDADAVADAAADHDAVISALGPSEDADLDILVEMADAILDGLRESETDRLLWVGGAGSLYVAEDTQFIETEDFPDELVPLAQAHIDAFEVVREADDVEWSYLAPPGIIEPGERTGDYRTAEGELVVDDEGDSYITCEDYAIAVADELEAADEVHTHLGVGY, translated from the coding sequence ATGAACGTACTCCTACTCGGTGCGAGCGGCATGATCGGACAGCGTATCGCAGACGAACTCCTCGACCGCGGCCACGCGGTCACGGGCACCTCACGCAGCGGCGACGTCGACGGCGTCGAGGGCGAGAACTTCGCGACACTCGCGCTCGACGCGACCGACGCCGACGCGGTCGCCGACGCCGCGGCCGACCACGACGCCGTGATCTCCGCGCTCGGTCCGTCCGAAGACGCCGACCTCGACATCCTCGTCGAGATGGCCGACGCGATTCTGGACGGCCTCCGCGAGAGCGAGACCGACCGCCTGCTGTGGGTCGGCGGCGCGGGCAGCCTCTACGTCGCCGAGGACACCCAGTTCATCGAGACCGAGGACTTCCCGGACGAACTCGTCCCGCTCGCCCAGGCCCACATCGACGCCTTCGAAGTCGTTCGCGAGGCCGACGACGTCGAATGGTCGTACCTCGCCCCGCCGGGCATCATCGAGCCCGGCGAGCGCACCGGTGACTACCGCACCGCCGAAGGCGAACTCGTCGTCGACGACGAGGGCGATTCGTACATCACCTGCGAGGACTACGCCATCGCCGTCGCCGACGAACTCGAAGCCGCCGACGAGGTCCACACCCACCTCGGCGTCGGTTACTGA
- a CDS encoding DUF7553 family protein, with translation MTRQNLADASDTIESAADETSDDDAAERLGGLADQLDSLATQDRDPDHGRLARIENALNDLEDSDVTEQVQSAHESVVAFRETVEGV, from the coding sequence ATGACACGCCAGAACCTCGCGGACGCGAGCGACACCATCGAATCGGCTGCCGACGAGACGAGCGACGACGACGCGGCCGAGCGACTCGGCGGTCTCGCCGACCAGCTCGACTCGCTGGCGACCCAGGACCGCGACCCCGACCACGGTCGCCTCGCTCGCATCGAGAACGCGCTCAACGACCTCGAAGACTCGGACGTGACCGAGCAGGTTCAGTCGGCCCACGAGTCGGTCGTCGCCTTCCGCGAGACCGTCGAGGGCGTCTAA
- a CDS encoding DUF7475 family protein, producing the protein MATDTASGAAVEEESLSALHFAGISLAVVSGLLHLYLGVLFVGDPLGWSFLFAGVGFLAGSAAVAANYRRPLVYLLGIPFTLGQVVAWYAVNAPNFSALGFVDKTAQLGLVALLVILYRREA; encoded by the coding sequence ATGGCAACCGATACCGCATCCGGAGCCGCGGTCGAGGAGGAATCGCTCTCGGCGCTCCACTTCGCGGGCATCTCCCTGGCCGTCGTCTCGGGCCTGCTCCACCTCTACCTCGGGGTGCTGTTCGTCGGCGACCCGCTCGGCTGGTCGTTCCTCTTCGCCGGCGTCGGCTTCCTCGCGGGCTCGGCCGCCGTCGCCGCGAACTACCGCCGCCCGCTCGTCTACCTCCTCGGCATCCCCTTCACGCTGGGCCAGGTCGTCGCCTGGTACGCCGTCAACGCCCCGAACTTCTCGGCGCTGGGGTTCGTCGACAAGACCGCACAGCTCGGCCTCGTCGCCCTGCTCGTGATCCTCTATCGGCGCGAGGCCTGA
- a CDS encoding glycosyltransferase, whose amino-acid sequence MARVAVLHNTLDFQGGADAVCLATCEALAPVHDVTLITVSETDPAALADRFGFDLGGVTVRLPPGARSVAAALSAATPRIGPQLAARTVLLRADFERVADRFDCAVSTANELALSIPSVQYVHYPQFHLDRLPDGDPGRLNGLWSRLAAPTREALAGDDVTLLANSSWTADVVADGYGVRPSVVHPPVDPVYCDRPWTGRESGIVAVGRLAPDKRLLDAVRIVDGVRERGHDCHLHIVGSAPRAYRDYADRVAAAAESRPYVALERDVSRDRLERLLCTHRYGLNTKPEEHFGMSVAEYVAAGMVAFAPDSGGQRDVLDGRDDRLFGSVAEAVDLLSHAVETDARPTLARDRFARDRFADAVRAAVARTVD is encoded by the coding sequence ATGGCTCGGGTCGCGGTTCTCCACAACACGCTGGACTTCCAGGGCGGCGCCGACGCCGTCTGCCTCGCGACCTGCGAGGCGCTCGCGCCCGTCCACGACGTGACGCTTATCACGGTCTCGGAGACCGACCCGGCCGCGCTGGCCGACCGCTTCGGGTTCGACCTCGGAGGCGTGACCGTCCGACTACCGCCCGGTGCCCGCTCGGTCGCGGCGGCACTCTCGGCGGCCACTCCCCGAATCGGTCCGCAACTGGCCGCCCGGACCGTGCTGCTCCGGGCGGACTTCGAGCGGGTCGCCGACCGGTTCGACTGCGCGGTGAGCACGGCCAACGAACTCGCACTGTCGATCCCCTCCGTGCAGTACGTCCACTACCCCCAGTTCCACCTCGACAGATTGCCCGACGGCGACCCCGGGCGACTGAACGGCCTGTGGAGCCGCCTCGCGGCGCCGACGCGCGAGGCGCTGGCCGGCGACGACGTGACGCTGCTCGCAAACTCGTCGTGGACCGCCGACGTGGTCGCCGACGGCTACGGCGTCCGCCCCTCGGTCGTCCACCCACCGGTCGACCCCGTCTACTGCGACCGGCCGTGGACCGGCCGCGAGTCGGGTATCGTCGCCGTCGGGCGACTGGCGCCGGACAAACGGCTCCTCGACGCGGTCCGGATCGTCGACGGTGTCCGCGAGCGCGGCCACGACTGCCACCTTCACATCGTCGGGTCCGCGCCGCGAGCGTATCGGGACTACGCCGACCGCGTCGCGGCCGCCGCCGAGTCCCGTCCCTACGTCGCCCTCGAACGCGACGTCTCACGCGACCGCCTCGAACGCCTGCTGTGCACCCACCGCTACGGCCTGAACACCAAGCCCGAGGAGCACTTCGGGATGTCCGTCGCCGAATACGTCGCCGCGGGCATGGTCGCGTTCGCTCCGGACAGCGGCGGCCAGCGCGACGTGCTCGACGGCCGCGATGACCGCCTGTTCGGCTCGGTGGCAGAGGCGGTCGACCTGCTGAGCCACGCCGTCGAGACCGACGCGCGGCCGACCCTCGCCCGCGACCGCTTCGCCCGCGACCGCTTCGCCGACGCCGTCCGCGCGGCGGTCGCCCGGACCGTGGATTGA